From Mytilus edulis chromosome 8, xbMytEdul2.2, whole genome shotgun sequence, one genomic window encodes:
- the LOC139484015 gene encoding transcription intermediary factor 1-beta-like translates to MAQIQSNKCKTCEKDNASYFCYECQYYLCEPCKLLHDKFLKKHTVTESYKIDKSVFASILKCGRHDLKFAHYCKDCKCLTCSECTTSGHKSHEFTNVSEVAASIRTDLNEANCKAKAKLEILSRLIEEIQNVKMKKVKAENDQFVKEARKIERELIRIIESVTEQNVNRASDFLILEQLNLNYEIANLKKLKRDCRSVTETIEQVIK, encoded by the coding sequence ATGGCACAGATTCAatcaaacaaatgtaaaacatgtgAAAAGGATAATGCTTCCTATTTTTGTTATGAATGTCAGTATTACTTATGCGAACCATGCAAATTATTACATGACAAATTCCTTAAAAAGCACACTGTTACAGAATCATACAAAATAGATAAATCAGTGTTTGCTTCGATACTTAAATGTGGACGACACGACCTTAAATTCGCACATTATTGTAAGGATTGTAAATGCCTGACATGTTCAGAATGTACAACTTCGGGTCACAAGAGTCATGAGTTCACTAATGTGTCAGAAGTAGCTGCTAGTATTCGGACGGATCTTAATGAAGCCAACTGCAAGGCGAAAGCGAAACTAGAAATTCTGTCGAGACTGATAGAAGAGATTCAAAATGTGAAGATGAAAAAAGTAAAAGCAGAAAATGATCAATTTGTAAAAGAAGCACGTAAAATTGAAAGAGAATTAATACGAATTATTGAGTCCGTCACAGAGCAAAATGTCAATCGTGCGTCAGATTTCCTTATCTTGGAACAACTAAACTTGAACTAtgaaattgcaaatttaaagaaattaaaaagggACTGTAGATCGGTTACTGAGACAATAGAgcaggtgataaaataa